The proteins below come from a single Sander vitreus isolate 19-12246 chromosome 15, sanVit1, whole genome shotgun sequence genomic window:
- the eef2kmt gene encoding protein-lysine N-methyltransferase EEF2KMT: MEHSERNQTSDSKRVNKTDILRDFQVSFFAMSRLVSFPWTFLEKDLESNKSSNLISDILKQTCLHSLCRKFPPSFRYRKLFLSELIRREEAAGCDPLDELYDVLAEVVGAEDTTECYKSYLLPSGDAVSLLENVALISEGTTGLVTWEAALYLAEWALDHRQAFTGRTILELGSGVGLTGITICHSCSPNRYVFSDCHPRVLQKLRDNVRLNGLSEHSVEEMDWMTATEEHIRQIGADTVIAADVVYDPDVAESLVKLLSKILRCSSPEVFICSTIRNQETYGGFKQRLEKAGISHRVMTGAVSHVFPYNRVSAIEMIKLYR; encoded by the exons ATGGAGCATTCAGAGCGGAACCAAACCTCAGACAGTAAAAGAGTAAATAAGACGGATATTTTACGGGACtttcaagtgtctttttttgccATGAGTCGCCTGGTTTCATTTCCCTGGACC TTTTTAGAAAAAGATCTTGAAAGCAACAAATCATCAAACCTGATTTCAGACATCCTAAAACAG ACGTGTCTTCACTCTTTGTGCCGGAAGTTTCCACCATCATTTAGATACAGGAAGCTGTTCCTCTCTGAGCTCATCAGACGG GAGGAGGCTGCAGGCTGCGATCCTCTTGACGAGCTGTACGACGTTCTGGCTGAAGTGGTGGGAGCCGAAGACACGACCGAGTGCTACAAGAGCTACTTACTG CCCAGCGGTGATGCTGTCAGCCTGCTGGAAAACGTAGCTTTGATCTCAGAGGGGACCACCGGCCTGGTGACCTGGGAGGCCGCTCTCTACCTGGCAGAGTGGGCTCTGGATCACCGGCAGGCCTTCACTGGCAG GACCATTCTGGAGCTGGGCAGCGGTGTTGGGTTGACCGGCATCACCATCTGTCACTCCTGCAGCCCCAACAGATACGTCTTCAGCGACTGTCACCCCAGAGTCCTGCAGAAACTGAGAGACAACGTCCGGCTCAACGGTCTGAGCGAGCACAGTGTGGAGGAGATGGACTGGATGACAGCGACAGAGGAACACATCAGACAGATCGGGGCTGACACGGTCATTGCTGCAG ATGTGGTGTATGACCCAGATGTTGCAGAGAGTCTGGTGAAGCTGCTGTCCAAGATCCTGAGGTGTTCGTCTCCTGAAGTCTTCATCTGCTCCACCATAAGAAACCAGGAGACGTACGGCGGCTTTAAGCAGCGGCTCG AAAAAGCAGGAATCAGCCATCGTGTGATGACAGGAGCCGTCAGCCACGTGTTTCCTTACAACAGAGTCTCTGCTATAGAAATGATTAAACTGTACAGGTGA